A section of the Alkalihalobacillus sp. LMS39 genome encodes:
- a CDS encoding TetR/AcrR family transcriptional regulator, with translation MRERIINETTRLIQEKGFSFTVSELATKLGTSKRTIYQHFSSKDEIVDEIIEVFIHDIKQNELEIAAKSINVIEKIKLILCSTPEEYEIMDIRLLSDLKKHHFQQWEKLDYFLREDWSTVRTLMNQGIEEGVLRDINLDLFIELYLGAINQIYHSPKASQSPLTIKEKLEAVMDILLNGVATSEDVE, from the coding sequence ATGCGTGAGAGAATAATAAATGAAACGACCAGATTAATTCAAGAAAAGGGTTTTAGTTTCACAGTGAGTGAGCTAGCTACGAAATTAGGAACAAGCAAACGAACCATCTATCAACATTTCTCCTCAAAAGACGAGATAGTTGATGAAATTATTGAAGTCTTTATTCATGACATTAAACAAAACGAACTTGAGATTGCTGCTAAATCAATAAATGTCATAGAAAAAATCAAGCTCATCCTATGTAGTACACCTGAGGAATATGAAATTATGGACATCCGATTATTGTCGGACTTAAAAAAACATCATTTTCAGCAATGGGAAAAGCTAGACTATTTTTTGAGAGAAGATTGGTCCACTGTTCGTACACTAATGAACCAAGGTATAGAAGAGGGGGTCCTTCGTGATATCAACCTAGACCTTTTTATTGAACTTTATTTAGGTGCAATTAATCAAATTTATCATTCGCCGAAAGCCTCGCAAAGTCCCTTAACAATAAAAGAGAAATTAGAAGCAGTCATGGATATATTGTTGAATGGGGTTGCAACAAGTGAAGATGTAGAATAA
- a CDS encoding YvaD family protein, translating to MKYLKPFFLVTDIGFIIYWIVTYFNLIPKEWAFKDYDNPIIIAWNWSFFPLDIIISVTGLYSLYLYKKSNTKWRAYALISLVLTFCSGLQAIAFWGFSLDFDITWWAVNLYLMIYPLFFIPFFVKSDATSLAESVEKGKAL from the coding sequence ATGAAATATTTAAAACCATTTTTTCTTGTTACTGATATCGGCTTTATTATTTATTGGATTGTGACATATTTTAATCTCATTCCTAAAGAGTGGGCTTTTAAAGATTATGATAATCCCATAATTATTGCTTGGAATTGGTCGTTTTTCCCTTTAGATATTATTATTTCAGTGACAGGTCTGTATAGTCTTTATTTATATAAGAAAAGCAATACGAAATGGAGAGCATATGCCTTAATTTCTTTGGTGTTAACGTTTTGTTCTGGTTTACAAGCGATTGCCTTTTGGGGATTTAGCTTGGATTTTGATATCACATGGTGGGCTGTTAATTTATACTTGATGATTTACCCTTTGTTTTTTATTCCTTTCTTTGTAAAGAGTGATGCGACAAGTCTTGCAGAATCGGTTGAAAAAGGAAAGGCTCTCTAA